In the Salvia miltiorrhiza cultivar Shanhuang (shh) chromosome 8, IMPLAD_Smil_shh, whole genome shotgun sequence genome, tcttctcttttctttcgtTTTAGTTGAAAACTCTTTTAAATAATTAGCGAAAAagattatattaatatattgttATTCTACcatcaatataaaaaaatataaaaagatccCTTTTCTAGTTTTTTACATGGGCCCTTGTGATATATAGGACGACCGGCCCTGTGTATCGATGTGTGCCTACGGTTGTTAATAAGTAGTTGTTGGTCAACCCAATTcgtgtattatttaataaaatcaaCGTAAATTCAAATTAtcctcttcaaaaaaaaaacgtaaattcaaattacaaacatttttttactatataattCATCCAATAAACAATTCATGCTCTATTTAataaacaattttttattttttgacttGCTATTCAATAAACAATTTATGCTTGCCAATTCAATAAAACATACTCACACAATTTACTTGAATATAATAATTCACTAAAATATGTTCACACAAACATATATATTCGACATTTGCTGCAAATTGCAATAAACCCTCAACGGCATAGCAAGGCCGTACCTATGTCTCGCGGGACCGTGACCCTAAGcgagaattttaaaatatatctttatatatagtacaactttttttttcatgGTAACAATTAATAAAGTATTTGATATTTagcaaaacataaaaatcactAACTTTTAGTAATTGTAAAAGAAACAATATGAATTCACTCAAAGCAGacaaatgatttttattttaaaacaaatacaatACATCTTGCCATTGCCATTTTAAAGGTAAAAATTTCTTACTTTTATCCAATTCAATAACCACCATACTTACTCTTTAAATTCATCAAACAATGAGATGAATCCTttgtaaaaatataatatactcataattcaattaatatatatatatatatacacacacacacacatattaaaaaaatgggCCCCTAAAAATTTGGGGCCCTAGACAATGGCTTGTTGTGCCTATGCCTAGGTACGGGCCTGGGCATAAGCTCGAACGCTCACcataactaaaaaaaaaactcgaGTTGTGACTTATCCATTTGTCATTCCGCcctacaaatatatttattattgagATGAGACATTAAgaatagtttatttaatttagacACAAgcacaataattattttataaaaagtggCATTTTTTATGTAAACCTAACAAAAATGGGCATTTCTAATCATGATATATGTTGTATATGCAATATATTAATAACTTGCATGTAAAATATAGTAGTAATATATTGTATGTCGATATTGAGCGCCACAGACATTTCAAATTATTAGGCGGCAGAGTCGTATGGAGCTAGCTAGGTATGGATTTAAGACCCTACTAATCAAATCATCTTCTTTTGTATTCttacaaaattataaaattatgaatagTTGTACAGAACTCCCATCAccaaattgaataaaataaaatttcaaacttAAAAAATACACAACCCCTACTATCTGATTCTTTGATTCAAATAGAGATATTACTTTCTTGACAATCTTGTTGCTGCTGTTACTAATTCTTGATTGCTGCTGTTACAAATGCTTTCAAAAATATACAAAGCCCTTTCGCTAATGCTAAAGATCACAATTCATCTCCTCAACACTTGGAACAAGAATGAAAAGAACCAGAGCCAAAAAAACCTTAAtcttgtcaaaaaaaaaataaagtaacaTCTGATTTCCTGAATATTTACACACAACAGACATCCTAACTAGCACCAAAAAATGGCAAGAATCACAGCACATAAATCCCACAAAAACAGGAAGCAACAGACAGCGATGAACAAAAACAGCCATCGCCTCCCGCCACGGGTAGATCAAAAAAGCTGCTCATGAAAAactgcacacacacacacacacacacacacacatatggaTCATCAAATTCCTAACAAATCACCTCTATCATGTATCATCACTCATCAGGAACCTACAAAGGACTTCCTACAGGCTTCACCGTCCACGGAGAACACCTCTTTTCCTAAACTAGTCGGACATATGAGCACGGAGTCGACACACAGACCACCTTTGGTGTGAGTACAATCAATCTGAGTGAGAGAGAACTTGACCTTGGTGGATGAGTTGGGATCCTCCACAACAAACTCCCCGACGTGGTAGCTGGCCCAGCTTCCTACTTTTTCAATCATGCAGCGTGTGGCTGCACGATGGCCACTCTGCGTGGTCAGCTGGAATTGCGCTGGTTTGAGGTCCCAGCCATGCACATTCTCCTGATTGCAGACACGGCGGCCTAGCCTCTTACCAACTTTTCCAAGGTGGAGTCGGAAGAAGAGACTGTATGACCCTTCGGGGAGTTGGAACTCGAGCTCCCCGTCCACTTCCAGCCACCAGATTTGTTGAAGGTATGCCACTGTTTGGAATCTGCATCAATCAGATCATATCAATATTGCTTCACACTCTCTTGCTCCCTTTAATTAATAACACAAGTATAGATCAACACACACAACATCAAGAATTCTGCCAAAAAGGGTATGAATGGCAGATTATATCAACTTTGATTCACACTCTCTTgctccatttaattaataacacaaatatatatctacACACACAACATCAAGAATTCTGCCAAGAAGGGTATGAATGGCAGATTATATCAACATTGATTCACACTCTCTTGCTTCCTTTAATTAATAATACAAATATTGATTAGCACACACAACATCAAGAATTCTGCCAAAAAGGGTAAGCAGCCtgccatctctctctttctctcatttTCATACCGATATTACTTCATAGTTAGATGCTCTCTCCCATTAATAACAGTATATAATCAACACATTTCCAGAAAGATAGTAACTTATCCATCAAGAACGCATATATGCTTCCTAGTTCCtgctctctctcctctctctttctctctcatctatTATCAACATAACAGTTGGATTCTCTCTTCCACTAATAACAGAATATAATCAACAAACGAGCTTATCCATCGAGAATTCTGCCCTAACAAGGTCtgcatgctctctctctctctcacacacacacacacacacaataatGACAAGCACACACCAGACGGAAACCCCACCTAGACTCATCAGTTGGAATGTGATTCCAATACCGCCGATCATCAATTCCGGTTATCGCCATAGCCTTGGAAGAAATTGCCAAACAGACCCCTCCACTTCTCCTATCAATCCACACTTCCTGTTACATAagagaaaaatacaaaaaaaataccaTAAAAATCCGAACTTTATGACACCCAAACCCCACTATCAACCCTACTAAATCGCAATCAGTTCTACAACACACCTTGGTGCCACCATCAAAGGTGTTGGGCCTGCACAGCCCGGCGTAAATGTCCATCCTGCCCTTATCCCGAAGGGCCTGATCAGGCAGCTTCGAGAGGATATACTCAAAATTGGAGGGCAATTTCGGAACCCAGATAAAATCCGCCGAGGACGCGGCCCGGAAAGCCCGATTAATACGGGCCATCTTGGCGATCTCGGGCGGGTCGAGGTAGGAGAGCGCTAGGGCGACACATGATTCAGGTATATCCTCCAATCTGGGCCTGGGTCTCGGGCCTGCGGGCTCTCCCGCCATAGAAGAAGCGTTCGCGCCCATTCCGGTGGCCGGAAATTGCAGAAGTGGGGCTctgtttagagagagagatatgaagtaaagagagagaatgagaaaaGTGAGGTTATTTATAGTCTCGGAAAAAGAAAAGTGCTGTTGAAAAAAGGCAATAAATATGCAGTGAATAAAATTAAGTGATGGATTCCGTGTGCCCACCTTTTGTCTAATTGTCTCAAGGCTTCCCCTGCTGTTCCACTCTCTACAATTTCTCACAGTTCTTAATGCTACCACCTTGTAATTTAGCAAAGTACTTTAGCATTAATTAAAACTGCTatatttgttgatttatttattgtaaGGATTTAAACTAGTAGattagtaaaattttaaaaaataagtaaatttaaaatgtaatggtaaaaaaaaaacatctttcaatttaatttggtatgTATTCTTTTTCTATAGTGTCTCATTTAACTTGTCATATTTTCTTTACAGATTATCACTTTACACTACACTAAATATAAGCAATACACATTTCTACATTgtaatcatatttttttaaaaaataataatgtaaaaaaaatagacAAAATCAGATGCAATAGAGGAAATATGTGATATATAATTGGGTTGGAATTAAATCTACCCACATCAATAAAACatcttacaaaactacccactttgaaagtcaaaaccgaaaagtacacttgatggtgatgggttgcttggttttttgtaaaagttcttacacttttcttacacaagtacaattgtgtaagaaaatgtgtaagataggtagttaaaaatgcacaaaatcagataaatgtgcaattattgtaagatgattgacgtataatgccctaagtttgaaaataatgaaggtaagtttgtgtataataaaacagtaatacgaggatgtaaaaaattttactttaagtatatttggaaacaaaaaaaaaattctgaacctaatgtatacattatccgccagtaaacaATAGCCGATCCCAATAGCCGCCTGGTTTTTTATCCTGGCGGCTATTTCTAGCGTCTattttttactggcggataatgtatacattaggttcagaatatttttttgtttccaaatatacttaaagtacaatttttttacatCCTCCtattacttttttattatacacaaacttaccttaattttgtattctttttttaaaatatattctatgaagtagaaatacataataggcttgtatttagacaaatttggatCATAGTGGTGTAATAAGTCTcgaatttttgattttattttatttaacatgaattaatatagcctaacacataaaataatagaaaatgttggataaaaaaaatatataatcatatattatgaaatagtAAAATATTATAGAGCCTACCACATacgtatccgccagtaattcgtatcCTCTAGAATTAGCCGCGTGAAAGAAACCCTAAGCGGCTACTTCTAGCGGATactttttactggcggataatagtACCATGTCATTTATAACTGGTTTttatatcacaatatatataaaatttatttattagagttcatattaatggttgttgtatttttttcaattttgaagagctaaagctaattcaattgtgattggacaattcaaccGGCAACTCTAGTATGGGAATCTATaggctttgcagaaaattgtaATTCACGGGTATTGGAATAGAGCGGGCACGGCTTTTGTGGGATTTCTTTGACCACATTGAAGATTTGATATGGTCGAAATCTTGGGTAGGGCCCATTAGGgtaattttttatgttaaattagggTAGAATTTTTGAGAAGCAGCCGCACCATCATTTGTTCAAGCGGATACTGAATTTTTTCGTGTGAGAGTGAGAAGCAGCCGCTGTTTCATTTTTTCAAACGAGGAGTTCATTCGGTCTTTCTTCAAATCCATTCacgccatggcttcttcttcaaaccaagtaaGTATACTACATTTTTAAGTATTATTTGGTATATGTTCGGCCAAGTAagtttatttgttatttgttttgtatatgttagatatatttatatgttaagaatctatatgttttgtatatgtttcgaattttgtatatttttaagtaagtatatgttttgtatgtttcgaatttttatatgttttgtatatgggtgaatttttatgttagaatcattatgttagaatttatatgtttttatgttagaatttatatgtttcgaatttttatatgttttgtatagtattgaattttgatttagatatagtatttgttagatttatttatatgtttcgtatatgttagatatagtgtagttgagtgctgttacaagtttgagtatagtttcagtgttgttagaatttttattttgttgaagcatatttagatatatttaatCGTCTATTTAGATAATTAGGTTAATTTTACTGTattacgcataaaataataacgttttttgggttattcagaatttaaaaatttataacatactaataaaaacatatagaaCCATAATTACCTAATATTCGCCAGTAATTAATctttttaagaagtagccgccggGTTTGAAAACACCaggcggctacttcttaaaaaaattaattactggcggatacttgttTATTGtggttctatatttttttatttatgtttctagtaatttaatagttaattatgaattattattagttgatgtttgttaattcattatgttttgtaaattgagttattttttgtattgaataGGTCCGTTATTCGAGGCCCGAGCAAATCAATCGTCCAACAGTTGAGATCAGTACGTACAACAATATTAGTTACCTATCGACAGTAGTCCAGAGACTAAACGAAATTGGCGGTTTTGCACTGGAGAATACGTTCAGGCAGGGGTGCTTTGGGCTGATGTTGGATTGGCAGCCGGGCCAGAAGTGCAATGCTGCATTGCACCATATTGTCTCTCGTCATCTTCAGATCAGGAGAGACAATGAGGATGATGAGATCTCCTTCTACATCAACGGGAGGAAGGTTGAGTTTACTCCGAGAGATTTCGCTCTCGTGACAGGATTGCCCTTTGGGGATGATCCTTTTGACCCCGAGGCTGAGCACGATCTGAGGCAGGCTCGGACATTTAGACAATTTTGTCGCTCTAAGCCGGTGTCAGTGCGGGACCTGGCGGATATATATTTCGACACCGTCAATCCAGTGGTTGACCCCGACGGCGGGTTGTACCTCCGTGTGGCCCACTTGTTGGTGATACACGCATTTGTATTAGGAGTGGACGTGCGACGACCCGTGCAGTCCTGGACTTGGAAGCTGGTGGATGATTTGCCGGCCTTTTCCAGATTTCCTTGGGGATCGTGCGCGTATAGGAGCTTGAACTACAGGTTGAAGCACAGCACAATCAAAAAGGATTGTAaaaagtatcacttctacggtccttcttGGGCCATATTCATTTGGGGTCTTGAGAAAATTCCCGAATTGGGCCCAGCCATAGCCATATGCAATGCGGGGGTTTACCCTAGATTTCGGAGGTGGACGTTCGTGAAGACCAAGTTGGATGGGTTACAGAGTTTTTTTGAGTCTCCGGTAATAATttagttgtttatttgttaatattattttattttatgaatattaatgtttgactacatttttttttgtttctaggAGAACGGGATATGGGAGATGATCCCCGATGAGTACGAGGCCACGACATCTTACTGGCTATCGGTGGCAGGCGTCAATGCCGGGATAGGGGTTCGAGTACCAGAGCCGGGAGTCTTTGGTCATAGGCAGTCTC is a window encoding:
- the LOC130999168 gene encoding F-box protein PP2-A13-like; its protein translation is MGANASSMAGEPAGPRPRPRLEDIPESCVALALSYLDPPEIAKMARINRAFRAASSADFIWVPKLPSNFEYILSKLPDQALRDKGRMDIYAGLCRPNTFDGGTKEVWIDRRSGGVCLAISSKAMAITGIDDRRYWNHIPTDESRFQTVAYLQQIWWLEVDGELEFQLPEGSYSLFFRLHLGKVGKRLGRRVCNQENVHGWDLKPAQFQLTTQSGHRAATRCMIEKVGSWASYHVGEFVVEDPNSSTKVKFSLTQIDCTHTKGGLCVDSVLICPTSLGKEVFSVDGEACRKSFVGS